One window from the genome of Leptospira johnsonii encodes:
- a CDS encoding TetR/AcrR family transcriptional regulator — protein sequence MSQYVTFFKEGNVGTREQTRELVLEAAESLFLTKGLIEVSMEDIATKASCTRRNLYRYFDTKEALSIAVLRKLLSPWNDFQLQTFQQLRSLSLSGREELISFLKTLAKYLETNKPLLRFTAEFDFVFRERSTFQLDASSEESLFAEFQITEKLITQILERGEVDRSLSIPSSKAIIVPTITTVLWGLGQRVALRETLIPREFGVNGMELVQTQIDLLVLALETKEGPGEKKENLHV from the coding sequence ATGTCACAATATGTGACATTTTTCAAAGAGGGGAATGTGGGCACAAGGGAGCAGACACGAGAACTTGTCTTAGAAGCCGCAGAATCCCTATTTCTGACCAAAGGGCTCATAGAAGTTTCCATGGAAGACATTGCCACCAAGGCATCTTGCACCAGGCGAAATCTATATCGTTATTTCGATACGAAAGAAGCGCTCAGTATTGCAGTTCTTAGAAAACTTCTCTCTCCTTGGAATGATTTCCAGCTCCAAACATTTCAGCAGCTTAGAAGTTTAAGCCTTTCCGGAAGAGAGGAACTTATCTCCTTTCTCAAAACTTTAGCTAAGTATTTGGAAACCAATAAACCTTTGCTTCGTTTTACCGCAGAGTTCGACTTTGTATTCAGAGAACGTAGCACTTTTCAATTGGATGCTTCTTCCGAAGAGTCCTTATTCGCAGAGTTCCAAATCACAGAAAAACTCATCACACAAATTTTAGAAAGGGGAGAAGTGGACAGAAGTCTCAGTATCCCTTCTTCCAAAGCAATTATAGTTCCTACAATTACGACAGTTCTTTGGGGCCTCGGTCAGAGAGTCGCTCTAAGAGAAACTTTGATCCCTAGAGAATTCGGAGTGAACGGTATGGAACTTGTACAAACACAAATAGATCTATTGGTCCTTGCTTTAGAAACGAAAGAAGGTCCTGGAGAAAAAAAGGAGAATTTACATGTCTAA
- a CDS encoding methylated-DNA--[protein]-cysteine S-methyltransferase yields the protein MKGQQNTDFDRIADAIFYLRKNFKTQPSLEDVAGKLKLSPHHFQRMFTDWAGVSPKKFLQYTTLEYAKGLLKETGSSLLDTALDSGLSGTGRLHDLFINIEGMTPGEYKNGGKDLSINYSYAECPFGNLLVASTPKGICYISFFENEKKVFQELKAIFPNATYNQTVDMIQQNALFIFTHDWSQLGKIKLHLKGTDFQLKVWETLLKIPMGKLSTYGQIGEQMGNPKATRAIGTAIGNNPVAFLIPCHRIIRSSGEFGEYHWGDSRKVAMIGWEAAKTDLVNRNDL from the coding sequence ATGAAAGGGCAACAAAACACCGACTTCGATAGGATTGCAGATGCGATCTTCTATCTTCGTAAAAATTTCAAAACTCAACCGAGCCTGGAAGATGTAGCAGGCAAACTCAAACTTAGTCCTCATCATTTCCAGAGAATGTTTACCGACTGGGCAGGAGTAAGTCCGAAGAAGTTTTTGCAATATACCACTCTGGAATATGCAAAAGGTTTATTGAAGGAGACTGGATCTTCTTTATTGGACACAGCCTTGGACTCGGGACTTTCCGGAACAGGAAGACTACACGATCTATTTATCAATATAGAAGGAATGACTCCTGGAGAATACAAGAATGGAGGAAAGGACCTTTCGATTAACTATAGTTATGCGGAATGTCCTTTCGGAAATTTGCTAGTGGCATCTACTCCAAAAGGAATTTGTTATATTTCGTTTTTTGAAAACGAGAAGAAGGTATTCCAGGAATTAAAAGCCATCTTTCCGAACGCGACTTATAATCAAACGGTAGATATGATCCAACAAAACGCCTTATTCATATTCACTCATGATTGGAGTCAATTAGGTAAGATCAAATTACATCTGAAAGGTACAGACTTCCAACTCAAGGTCTGGGAAACTCTTTTGAAAATTCCAATGGGAAAACTTTCTACCTATGGACAGATAGGAGAACAAATGGGAAACCCTAAGGCGACCAGAGCCATAGGCACTGCGATCGGAAATAATCCAGTGGCATTTCTAATTCCCTGTCATAGAATAATCCGTTCTTCTGGAGAATTCGGAGAATATCATTGGGGAGATTCACGCAAAGTGGCAATGATCGGCTGGGAGGCTGCTAAGACGGATTTGGTCAATAGGAACGATCTATGA
- the tuf gene encoding elongation factor Tu — MAKEKFDRSKPHLNVGTIGHVDHGKTTLTAAITTTLAKVLGGKNKAVAYDQIDNAPEEKARGITIATSHQEYETANRHYAHVDCPGHADYVKNMITGAAQMDAAILVVSATDGPMPQTKEHILLARQVGVPYIIVFINKADMLAADEREEMIQMVEMDVRDLLNKYSFPGDDTPIVHGSALKALEGDESELGTQAIVKLMEALDTYVPNPKRIVDKPFLMPVEDVFSITGRGTVATGRVEQGTLKINDEVEIVGIRPTTKTVVTGIEMFRKLLDSAEAGDNIGALLRGTKKEDIERGQVLAKPGSITPHKKFNAEVYVLTKDEGGRHTPFFNNYRPQFYFRTTDITGVCNLPNGMEMVMPGDNVTMSIELIHPIAMDKGLKFAIREGGKTIGSGVVAEITE; from the coding sequence ATGGCTAAGGAGAAATTCGACAGGTCCAAACCACACTTAAACGTTGGTACTATTGGACACGTTGACCATGGAAAAACCACGCTAACGGCAGCAATCACCACTACGCTTGCAAAAGTATTGGGTGGAAAAAACAAAGCCGTAGCTTACGACCAAATTGATAACGCGCCTGAAGAAAAGGCTCGTGGGATCACCATCGCAACTTCTCACCAAGAGTATGAGACTGCGAACCGTCACTATGCACACGTAGACTGCCCAGGTCACGCTGACTATGTTAAAAACATGATCACCGGTGCTGCTCAGATGGACGCTGCGATCCTAGTTGTTTCTGCAACTGATGGACCAATGCCTCAAACGAAAGAGCATATCCTGCTCGCTCGTCAGGTTGGTGTTCCTTACATCATCGTATTCATCAACAAAGCGGACATGCTTGCTGCGGACGAACGCGAAGAGATGATCCAAATGGTTGAGATGGACGTTCGCGACCTTCTTAACAAATACAGCTTCCCAGGCGACGATACCCCTATCGTTCACGGTTCTGCACTTAAAGCTCTTGAGGGCGATGAGTCTGAATTAGGAACTCAAGCTATCGTTAAGCTAATGGAAGCTCTGGACACTTACGTTCCAAATCCTAAGCGTATCGTTGACAAACCTTTCCTAATGCCAGTAGAGGACGTATTCTCTATCACTGGTCGTGGAACTGTTGCAACCGGAAGAGTAGAACAAGGAACTTTGAAAATCAACGACGAAGTTGAAATCGTTGGTATTCGTCCTACTACTAAAACCGTTGTTACCGGTATCGAAATGTTCCGTAAACTTTTAGATTCCGCAGAAGCTGGAGACAATATCGGCGCTCTTCTTCGTGGAACCAAAAAAGAAGACATCGAGAGAGGACAGGTTCTTGCTAAGCCAGGATCAATCACTCCTCACAAAAAATTCAACGCGGAAGTTTACGTTCTTACTAAGGACGAAGGTGGACGTCACACTCCATTCTTCAATAACTACCGTCCACAGTTCTATTTCAGAACTACCGACATCACTGGCGTTTGTAACCTGCCTAACGGTATGGAAATGGTAATGCCTGGTGACAACGTTACGATGAGCATCGAGTTGATTCACCCGATCGCTATGGACAAAGGTCTTAAATTCGCGATTCGCGAAGGTGGAAAGACTATCGGTTCTGGCGTAGTGGCTGAGATCACCGAGTAA
- a CDS encoding 50S ribosomal protein L23 gives MNLNEVILSPIITEKSQDLETIGEKAGKRTVKYTVEIHPRANKTLVKEAFRKIYNVVPSAVNIQVYRGKVKRFRHLPAPKAHWKKAIVTFQDGASIDFGKEA, from the coding sequence ATGAATCTTAACGAAGTGATCTTATCTCCGATCATCACCGAAAAGTCCCAGGATCTGGAGACTATCGGTGAAAAAGCCGGTAAAAGAACCGTAAAATACACCGTGGAAATCCATCCTAGAGCGAACAAAACTCTGGTGAAGGAAGCATTCCGCAAAATTTACAACGTAGTACCTTCTGCAGTAAACATTCAAGTGTATCGCGGAAAAGTAAAAAGATTCCGTCATCTACCCGCTCCAAAAGCTCATTGGAAAAAAGCAATCGTGACTTTCCAAGACGGAGCGAGCATCGACTTCGGAAAGGAAGCATAA
- a CDS encoding elongation factor G-like protein: protein MSVPFLNPGIFAHIDAGKTTLLERILFETGKISAPGRIEEGTTESDYLPEEIERGISIQSTVARIPYPDPEKPRVILQFVDNPGHLDFQSQANASLLVSDFGLVLIDSFEGLKSQTFQNVEALRKSGKPILFFLNKLDRPGADILSPLVDLEVALGKEPILLFKEDGSIPVLKGEGQESELLPLIEWDHGLSEEYLKDHKLLPKLALQGLVKGFWGGKIFPVLGGSALQGLGVKELLAFLEVLAHGKPAPPSSKDLAGIAFKREIHPELGKLLHFQTLASIRVGDFFLHGETKHKIENLYQISARDYEEVSKGEIGELLATTSLLNWTPGEILARHNADGATKTLLAPIRKQFQILIEPEKEEDRQELWDRLQDLAWLDEAVSVDILSETGQFRLSGTGELHLEISLSRLRESFSKSFQTSGIKVARFALWKNLVQKVAFQHTAFDQKISSGQVLASLESSHNFSKGVRFNVQLADPIKEAISSAFTEVTARGIDGEEVLGLQMIVEGYESPSETKSFDLSSLIKVAVIKGLKDIIPDHSDFIGPLSEIEILTPNQYLGDILASLAKRDAKIRKVTELTEGRHLIQASASTQNLLGFSGVLRNMAQGRGVLSLDTLFDFDNHSVLF from the coding sequence ATGTCAGTACCATTCTTAAATCCAGGAATATTCGCGCATATTGATGCGGGCAAAACCACACTCTTAGAGAGGATCTTATTCGAGACCGGCAAAATTTCCGCGCCGGGTAGAATAGAAGAAGGTACCACAGAGTCGGACTATCTTCCTGAAGAGATAGAAAGAGGAATTTCTATCCAGTCGACTGTGGCCAGGATCCCTTACCCTGATCCTGAAAAGCCTAGGGTCATTTTGCAGTTCGTGGACAATCCTGGGCATTTGGATTTTCAATCCCAAGCAAATGCCTCCCTTCTCGTTTCCGATTTTGGCCTGGTTCTCATAGATTCGTTCGAAGGACTAAAATCCCAGACCTTCCAAAATGTGGAGGCCCTTCGAAAATCAGGAAAACCAATATTATTTTTTCTAAATAAACTGGATCGTCCCGGAGCGGATATACTTTCCCCTTTGGTGGATCTGGAAGTCGCCTTAGGAAAGGAGCCCATCCTCCTTTTTAAAGAAGACGGAAGTATTCCTGTGTTAAAGGGAGAAGGTCAGGAGTCGGAGCTCCTACCGCTCATTGAATGGGATCACGGCCTTTCCGAAGAATATCTTAAGGATCATAAACTTCTCCCCAAGCTTGCCCTCCAAGGTTTAGTAAAAGGATTCTGGGGAGGGAAAATTTTTCCGGTGCTCGGAGGTTCCGCTCTCCAAGGCCTTGGAGTAAAGGAGCTGCTTGCATTCTTGGAAGTCCTTGCTCATGGAAAGCCTGCTCCACCTTCTTCTAAAGATCTTGCTGGGATTGCTTTCAAAAGAGAGATTCATCCCGAACTTGGGAAACTTCTTCATTTCCAAACACTCGCATCCATCAGGGTTGGGGACTTCTTCCTACATGGAGAAACAAAACACAAGATAGAGAACTTATATCAGATTTCCGCAAGAGACTATGAAGAAGTTTCCAAAGGAGAAATCGGAGAACTTCTCGCAACAACCTCTCTTCTTAACTGGACTCCCGGAGAAATTCTTGCGAGACATAATGCAGATGGCGCGACCAAAACACTACTCGCTCCCATCAGAAAACAATTTCAGATCTTGATAGAGCCGGAAAAAGAAGAAGATCGACAGGAACTTTGGGATCGTCTCCAAGATCTGGCCTGGCTGGATGAAGCGGTGAGTGTAGATATCCTCTCCGAGACCGGGCAATTTCGCTTATCAGGCACTGGAGAGTTGCATTTAGAGATCTCTCTCTCTCGTTTGAGAGAGTCTTTTTCGAAAAGCTTTCAAACGAGCGGAATCAAGGTTGCAAGATTTGCTCTATGGAAAAATTTGGTTCAAAAGGTCGCATTTCAGCATACCGCGTTCGATCAAAAAATCTCGAGCGGACAGGTGCTCGCGTCCTTGGAAAGTTCTCACAACTTTTCTAAGGGAGTGCGGTTTAATGTTCAGCTAGCTGATCCGATCAAAGAGGCGATTTCATCCGCGTTTACGGAAGTCACCGCCCGGGGAATAGATGGAGAAGAAGTTCTCGGTCTACAAATGATCGTCGAGGGTTACGAGTCTCCAAGTGAGACAAAGTCTTTCGATCTTTCTTCCCTGATTAAAGTAGCTGTCATCAAAGGTTTAAAGGACATAATTCCGGATCATTCGGATTTCATTGGTCCCCTTTCCGAGATAGAGATTCTTACACCGAATCAATATCTCGGAGACATATTGGCCAGTTTGGCCAAGAGGGACGCGAAGATTCGTAAGGTCACTGAGTTGACCGAAGGGCGTCATTTGATCCAGGCAAGCGCTTCTACGCAAAACTTGCTTGGCTTTAGCGGTGTCCTTAGAAATATGGCACAGGGAAGGGGCGTCCTATCTTTGGACACCCTTTTCGACTTTGATAACCATTCTGTATTGTTTTAA
- the rplD gene encoding 50S ribosomal protein L4: MKAQKYSKEGKLLSEIELPAALFESKYSSGAIYDAIKAENANLRSGNHHTKTRSEVSGGGKKPWSQKGTGRARQGSIRAPQWVGGGTVHGPRKRDYSYNVSPKVKRRAVLSVLNKKAQDAVIKVVEDLDPKEFSTKAFATLFSNIGLKNTGVIGFVVGGENDFLKKSVRNIPTVKYINSKRIAVRDILYNRNLVITEAALGEILKHYGEGK; encoded by the coding sequence ATGAAAGCACAGAAGTACTCAAAAGAAGGAAAACTGCTCTCGGAAATCGAACTTCCTGCAGCGTTGTTCGAATCCAAATATAGCAGTGGCGCGATTTACGACGCCATCAAAGCGGAGAATGCTAACCTCCGTTCCGGGAATCATCATACCAAAACCCGCTCGGAAGTTTCCGGGGGTGGTAAAAAGCCTTGGTCCCAAAAGGGAACTGGTAGAGCTCGTCAAGGTTCTATCCGTGCTCCTCAGTGGGTGGGCGGTGGTACTGTTCACGGACCTCGCAAAAGAGATTATTCTTATAACGTTTCTCCAAAAGTGAAACGCAGAGCGGTTCTTTCCGTTTTGAATAAGAAGGCTCAAGACGCGGTCATTAAAGTAGTAGAAGATCTGGATCCTAAAGAATTCAGCACTAAAGCATTCGCTACCTTATTCAGCAATATCGGATTAAAGAATACCGGAGTGATTGGATTCGTAGTAGGTGGAGAGAACGACTTCCTTAAAAAGTCAGTTCGCAATATCCCTACTGTGAAATACATAAACTCCAAACGTATCGCGGTTCGAGACATTCTATATAATAGAAATCTTGTGATCACCGAAGCTGCTTTGGGAGAAATTCTCAAACATTACGGAGAAGGAAAATGA
- a CDS encoding alpha-ketoglutarate-dependent dioxygenase AlkB family protein → MNLFREETDRNLLPYEGIVQYFGPVLSRSSANDYLETLLKNIPWKNDEAIIFGKHIITKRMVAWYGDADYQYTYSNTTKKALSWTKELSELRDLAEKITGTKFNSCLLNLYNNGEEGMAWHSDDEKALGKNSTIASLSLGAERKFYFKHKSTKEQISLILEHGSLLVMKGETQERWLHSLPKTKSVKHPRINLTFRTMLY, encoded by the coding sequence ATGAATTTGTTCAGAGAGGAAACGGATCGAAATCTTTTACCTTACGAAGGGATCGTACAATATTTCGGTCCCGTTCTTTCCAGATCTTCTGCAAATGATTATTTGGAAACACTTCTGAAAAATATTCCCTGGAAAAACGACGAGGCGATTATTTTCGGGAAACATATTATCACAAAAAGAATGGTGGCTTGGTATGGAGATGCGGATTACCAATATACATATTCTAATACCACTAAAAAGGCGCTCTCTTGGACAAAAGAACTTTCCGAGCTTAGGGATTTAGCGGAAAAAATCACTGGGACAAAATTTAACTCCTGCTTACTCAATTTATACAATAATGGAGAAGAAGGAATGGCTTGGCATAGCGACGACGAAAAGGCCTTAGGCAAAAATTCCACAATCGCTTCTCTATCCTTGGGAGCAGAAAGAAAATTCTACTTCAAACATAAGTCCACGAAAGAACAGATTTCCTTAATATTAGAACATGGAAGTTTATTAGTTATGAAGGGAGAAACCCAAGAACGTTGGTTGCACAGTCTGCCTAAAACCAAATCTGTCAAACACCCAAGAATCAATCTGACTTTTAGAACAATGCTCTATTAA
- a CDS encoding questin oxidase family protein: MEDEDTMEKVLEYLEPFGPDLKNGLSNHAPMACEALVTMGKEENIFPWLKRYGNQFLEKKKPRSKIYSGDWKDFLGVPGTYPEWEIFFNAELEEGPWQKKITEWAVKLAPGICADATHGVIRTGHAVRSLARKESKLRKRELASGLAVWASSYLELPTSFDSLLGLQPEDAIQKVDFVPEESKNFSGTIVSSLQGLGDYENFSPVIGYLNVSDEPEEIISGLSEVFSRVVLNNVKDNLSAIVFIHSVTSVSALRSILPFLNEHEKKSVLRYSWQSGAALFSAFGKKVNLALPERLENESREEMIHKAIEHGDEHAIKFTEVCLKEYEFNPSPAYYAAACLARKFLEPLS, encoded by the coding sequence ATGGAAGATGAGGACACCATGGAAAAAGTTTTAGAATACTTAGAACCTTTTGGTCCGGATCTAAAAAACGGACTAAGCAATCATGCTCCAATGGCCTGTGAAGCGTTGGTCACTATGGGAAAAGAAGAGAATATCTTCCCTTGGCTGAAAAGATATGGGAACCAATTCTTAGAAAAAAAGAAGCCTAGGAGTAAAATTTATAGCGGCGATTGGAAAGACTTCTTAGGAGTTCCGGGTACGTATCCTGAGTGGGAAATTTTTTTTAATGCAGAGTTGGAAGAAGGCCCCTGGCAAAAAAAGATCACTGAATGGGCGGTCAAACTTGCTCCGGGAATTTGTGCAGATGCTACTCATGGAGTGATCCGCACCGGGCATGCGGTCAGAAGTTTAGCTAGAAAGGAATCAAAACTTAGGAAAAGGGAGCTTGCTTCCGGATTAGCGGTTTGGGCGTCTTCTTATTTGGAATTGCCTACTTCTTTCGATTCTTTACTAGGTTTACAGCCGGAAGACGCTATACAAAAGGTGGACTTTGTTCCGGAAGAATCCAAAAACTTTTCGGGCACAATTGTTTCTTCCCTGCAAGGGCTCGGAGACTATGAAAATTTTTCTCCTGTGATCGGATATCTGAATGTTTCCGACGAGCCGGAAGAGATCATCTCAGGCTTATCGGAAGTATTTTCCAGAGTAGTCCTGAATAATGTGAAAGATAATCTCTCCGCGATCGTTTTTATCCATTCTGTCACGAGTGTTTCTGCTCTCCGAAGTATATTACCTTTTCTGAATGAGCACGAAAAAAAGTCCGTCTTAAGATATTCCTGGCAGTCCGGAGCGGCATTATTTTCTGCATTCGGTAAAAAGGTAAATCTGGCGCTGCCAGAAAGATTAGAAAATGAATCCAGAGAAGAAATGATTCATAAGGCGATAGAACATGGAGACGAGCATGCTATCAAATTTACGGAAGTATGTTTGAAAGAATATGAATTCAATCCTTCTCCGGCATACTATGCCGCGGCTTGTTTGGCTCGAAAGTTTCTGGAACCTTTGTCTTAA
- the rpsJ gene encoding 30S ribosomal protein S10: MAGQKIRVKLKAFDHKLIDQSTYEIVATAKRTGATVSGPIPLPTKKEIYTVLRSPHVNKKSREQFEMKTHKRLIDILDTNEDTVEALMKLQLPAGVSVDIKS, encoded by the coding sequence ATGGCTGGCCAAAAGATCAGAGTAAAGCTTAAAGCTTTCGATCATAAGTTGATCGACCAATCAACTTACGAGATCGTTGCGACTGCCAAAAGGACCGGAGCTACTGTCTCCGGTCCGATTCCTCTTCCAACGAAGAAGGAAATATACACAGTCCTCCGTTCTCCACACGTAAATAAAAAATCAAGAGAGCAGTTTGAGATGAAAACTCACAAAAGGCTCATCGACATTCTGGACACCAACGAAGACACAGTTGAAGCTTTAATGAAGCTACAACTCCCTGCAGGTGTTTCAGTGGATATTAAATCCTAA
- the rplC gene encoding 50S ribosomal protein L3: MAKGLIGKKIGMSQIFDEQGNIIPVTVLEVGPCAVSQVKSAATDGYDAIQLAYQDDKEKHLTKSEIKHLAKAGLTPKRVLKEFRNFGEEPAAGAEIKAQDVFAVSDTVKVTGTSKGKGFQGVIKRYGHHGGPGAHGSRFHRHPGSMGSNTTPGRVFKGRKLPGRMGFDTKTVLNLKVVRIHEAENLVFVSGSVPGPANSIITIEKI, translated from the coding sequence ATGGCAAAGGGATTAATCGGTAAAAAGATAGGGATGTCCCAAATCTTCGACGAGCAAGGAAACATTATTCCTGTAACCGTCTTAGAGGTAGGTCCCTGCGCAGTTTCCCAAGTCAAGTCCGCAGCTACGGACGGTTACGACGCGATTCAATTAGCTTATCAGGATGATAAAGAAAAACACCTGACCAAAAGCGAGATAAAGCATTTGGCAAAAGCTGGACTAACTCCTAAGAGAGTGTTGAAGGAATTCCGGAATTTTGGCGAAGAGCCAGCTGCCGGAGCTGAGATAAAAGCACAAGACGTGTTTGCGGTTTCAGATACTGTAAAAGTTACAGGAACAAGCAAAGGTAAAGGTTTCCAAGGTGTTATCAAAAGATACGGACACCATGGTGGACCAGGCGCTCACGGTTCTCGTTTTCATAGACACCCAGGATCCATGGGATCCAACACCACTCCAGGAAGAGTATTCAAAGGTCGTAAATTACCGGGCCGTATGGGTTTTGATACAAAAACTGTATTGAACCTGAAAGTGGTTCGTATTCACGAAGCAGAAAATTTGGTTTTTGTAAGCGGATCCGTTCCGGGACCTGCAAACTCCATCATCACTATTGAGAAGATATAA
- a CDS encoding glycoside hydrolase family 1 protein: MSKSFELPKEFLLGSATAATQIEGGDIYNNWYAWSLIGKVGNGESSITGADHYRRYVEDIELLSQLHQECYRMSIEWSRIEPKQGEWSKEAVEHYRDEFQRLIKAGIKPLVTLHHFSCPQWFQEKGGWLSDNAVEDFIRFVDFSTKSFGDLVSEWCTINEPNVFANDSYMDGKYPPGSHGDIAAYMKVTKRLVISHLKSYKLIHKIRKDLGFAGETKVGFAHHLAIFEPFNSHPLAKLGRFLSDYLFHEIHMKGFVEGKLCFPLGFGYPEGRGIFCDFIGINYYSRHLFKASYNPGNLFATPLVDPNISDSEKNDLGWEIYPEGLHKVCHRAWDKYKLPIYITENGIPDEKDEKREKYIVDHLYQIKLLLDEGVKVERYYHWSFLDNLEWNDGYGPRFGLVEVDYTTMKRKPRLSALRYAEICRTKKIQLRG, encoded by the coding sequence ATGTCTAAAAGTTTCGAACTTCCTAAAGAATTTTTATTGGGTTCCGCAACCGCTGCAACTCAGATAGAAGGAGGAGACATTTACAATAATTGGTATGCTTGGTCTCTGATCGGAAAAGTGGGTAATGGAGAATCTTCCATTACCGGAGCGGATCATTATCGAAGATATGTAGAAGATATAGAACTCCTTTCTCAACTTCACCAAGAATGTTATAGAATGAGTATTGAGTGGAGTAGAATAGAGCCAAAACAAGGAGAATGGTCTAAGGAAGCTGTAGAACATTATAGAGATGAATTTCAAAGACTGATAAAAGCTGGAATCAAACCTCTTGTCACTCTTCATCATTTTTCTTGCCCTCAATGGTTCCAAGAAAAAGGAGGATGGCTCTCCGACAATGCGGTCGAGGACTTTATTCGATTTGTGGACTTCTCTACAAAAAGTTTTGGGGACCTCGTTTCAGAATGGTGCACCATCAATGAGCCAAATGTATTCGCAAACGATAGCTATATGGATGGAAAATATCCTCCGGGAAGTCACGGTGATATAGCAGCTTATATGAAAGTCACTAAACGTCTAGTGATCTCTCATTTGAAATCTTATAAACTCATTCATAAGATCCGCAAGGATCTCGGTTTCGCAGGAGAAACAAAAGTAGGTTTCGCACATCATCTTGCTATATTCGAACCTTTTAATTCTCATCCGCTTGCTAAACTCGGTCGTTTTCTAAGCGATTATCTATTTCACGAGATCCATATGAAAGGTTTTGTAGAGGGTAAACTTTGTTTCCCTTTGGGCTTCGGATATCCGGAAGGAAGGGGGATCTTCTGCGATTTTATTGGGATCAATTATTATTCACGCCATCTATTCAAGGCGAGTTATAATCCAGGAAATCTATTCGCTACACCATTGGTGGATCCTAATATTTCGGATTCAGAGAAAAATGACCTGGGCTGGGAAATTTATCCTGAGGGACTCCACAAGGTTTGTCATCGCGCCTGGGACAAATACAAACTTCCGATCTATATCACAGAGAATGGAATTCCGGACGAGAAAGACGAGAAGAGAGAAAAATATATCGTGGATCATCTCTACCAGATCAAACTTCTTTTGGACGAAGGTGTGAAAGTAGAACGTTATTATCATTGGTCCTTTCTGGATAACTTAGAATGGAATGACGGTTATGGACCTCGCTTCGGCTTGGTAGAAGTAGATTACACTACAATGAAAAGAAAACCTAGGTTGAGCGCGCTTCGTTACGCAGAGATCTGTAGGACCAAGAAGATCCAACTCCGCGGATAA
- the rplB gene encoding 50S ribosomal protein L2, with protein MGIKKFKPVTSASRFKSVLTFEEITESEPYRPLTISLNYKAGRGEGGKIAVRRKGGRVKRKYRIIDFKRRKTGIPATVKTVEYDPYRSAFISLVSYSDGEYAYILNAEGLKVGDKVSSGEGVEIKIGNALPLGKIPPGTNVHNVELKIGRGGQIARTAGSFATIAGRDGEYILLKLPSSEVRKVHENCYATVGVCSNRDHNLVSIGKAGRNRWLGKRPKVRGVVMNPVDHPHGGGEGRTSGGRHPVTPWGIPTKGYKTRRRAKPSDKFIIQKRKGNRSR; from the coding sequence ATGGGAATTAAAAAGTTTAAACCCGTTACTTCCGCCAGCCGTTTTAAATCGGTATTAACCTTTGAGGAAATCACCGAGTCTGAACCGTATCGCCCTTTAACGATCAGCTTAAATTATAAAGCAGGTCGCGGAGAAGGCGGTAAAATTGCGGTTCGCAGAAAAGGCGGAAGAGTAAAACGCAAATATCGTATCATCGACTTCAAACGTCGTAAAACCGGGATTCCAGCTACTGTAAAAACAGTAGAATACGATCCATATCGTTCTGCTTTCATCTCTCTTGTCAGCTATTCTGACGGAGAATACGCGTACATCCTGAACGCAGAAGGATTGAAAGTTGGAGATAAAGTTTCTTCCGGAGAAGGCGTAGAGATTAAGATCGGAAACGCACTTCCACTCGGAAAAATCCCTCCAGGCACTAACGTGCATAACGTGGAATTGAAGATCGGAAGAGGCGGGCAGATCGCAAGAACTGCAGGTTCCTTCGCTACTATTGCAGGTAGAGATGGAGAATACATCCTTCTGAAACTTCCAAGTTCCGAGGTTCGTAAGGTTCACGAGAACTGCTACGCAACTGTAGGAGTTTGCAGCAATAGAGATCATAACCTTGTTTCCATCGGTAAAGCCGGTAGAAACAGATGGTTGGGAAAACGTCCTAAGGTCAGAGGGGTCGTAATGAACCCGGTTGATCACCCACATGGTGGTGGAGAAGGACGTACTTCCGGAGGACGTCACCCAGTGACTCCTTGGGGTATTCCAACCAAAGGATACAAAACTCGTCGTAGGGCTAAACCA